A region from the Campylobacter blaseri genome encodes:
- a CDS encoding NADP-dependent isocitrate dehydrogenase, with the protein MENKIIYTYTDEAPAIATHSLYPIIKSFLNNVDIDIDLVDISLAARVLSSFPEYLTKEQQKEDSLNILGKLTLEPKTNIIKLPNISASLSQLQACIKELQDKGYNIPNYPSSPKNEMEKDIQKRYSKVLGSAVNPVLREGNSDRRSSKAVKEYAKANPHKNGKWNKNVKTDVFYMDSGDFYANEKSKIFTNPTNLTIKFKDKDGNIKILKDDLKILKDEVVDATFMSVKELDKTIKKSIEYAKDKELLYSVHLKATMMKISDPVIFGHFVKIFFNEIFDEFKDELKSAGVSENNGLKDLFEKIENLDIKEKIYAKFDEIYKKRPKLSMVDSDRGITNLHVPSDVIIDASMPAMIKNSGKMWDKDGNLVETLAVIPDRSYALVYKSMIEDLKENGELNPSIIGSVSNIGLMAKKAEEYGSHDKTFIMPNDGEIVVGDSDENIVFKFSVEKGDIYRMTQAKDEAIKNWINLAISRAKETGYKTIFWLDNKREHDKNIKKIVLKELKKYDISNLDIEILNPYDAIKVTNKTIRDGKNCISVTGNVLRDYLTDLYPIIELGTSAKMLSIVPFLNGGAMFETGAGGSAPKHVLQLIEENHLRWDSLGEFMAIAQSLEFFGKTHNNENANILANALDIAISKLLKNGKSPKRKVGEIDNRNSHFYLALYFAKELENSKLGSKFSKLAKNLEDNKEKINIELLKTQGKKVDLGGYYLFDKKKVDEIMRCSKTLNNIIDEM; encoded by the coding sequence ATGGAAAATAAAATAATATATACTTATACAGACGAGGCACCAGCGATAGCTACTCACTCTTTGTATCCTATAATAAAAAGCTTTTTAAATAATGTAGATATCGATATTGATTTGGTTGATATATCTTTAGCAGCTAGAGTTTTGTCAAGCTTTCCAGAGTATCTAACAAAAGAACAGCAAAAAGAGGATAGTTTAAATATTTTGGGAAAGCTTACATTAGAGCCCAAAACAAACATTATAAAACTTCCAAATATCTCTGCATCTCTTTCACAACTTCAAGCTTGTATAAAAGAGCTACAAGATAAAGGTTATAATATTCCTAACTATCCAAGTAGCCCAAAAAATGAAATGGAAAAAGATATTCAAAAAAGATATTCAAAAGTTTTAGGAAGCGCTGTAAATCCAGTACTTAGAGAAGGAAATTCAGATAGAAGATCATCAAAAGCTGTTAAAGAATATGCAAAAGCCAATCCTCATAAAAATGGTAAATGGAATAAAAACGTAAAAACAGATGTGTTTTATATGGATAGTGGAGATTTTTACGCAAATGAAAAATCAAAAATTTTTACAAATCCTACCAATTTAACTATAAAATTTAAAGACAAAGATGGAAATATTAAGATTTTAAAAGATGATTTGAAAATATTAAAAGATGAAGTTGTAGATGCTACTTTTATGAGTGTAAAAGAGCTTGATAAAACTATCAAAAAAAGTATAGAATATGCAAAAGATAAAGAGCTTTTATACTCCGTTCATCTAAAAGCAACAATGATGAAAATTAGCGATCCTGTTATCTTTGGACACTTTGTAAAGATATTTTTCAATGAAATTTTTGATGAATTTAAGGATGAGTTGAAAAGTGCTGGAGTTAGTGAAAATAATGGATTGAAAGATCTGTTTGAGAAAATAGAAAACTTAGATATCAAAGAGAAAATTTATGCCAAATTTGATGAAATTTATAAAAAAAGACCAAAACTTAGTATGGTTGATAGTGATAGAGGCATAACAAATTTGCATGTTCCAAGCGATGTAATTATTGATGCTTCTATGCCTGCTATGATTAAAAATAGTGGCAAAATGTGGGATAAAGATGGAAATTTGGTTGAAACTTTAGCTGTAATACCTGATAGATCTTATGCTTTAGTTTATAAAAGCATGATTGAAGACTTAAAAGAAAATGGAGAGCTAAACCCTTCTATTATAGGAAGCGTTTCAAATATAGGTTTAATGGCAAAAAAAGCAGAGGAGTATGGAAGTCATGATAAAACTTTTATAATGCCTAATGATGGAGAGATTGTAGTAGGTGACAGTGATGAAAATATAGTTTTCAAATTTAGCGTTGAAAAAGGTGATATTTATAGAATGACACAAGCTAAAGATGAAGCCATTAAAAATTGGATCAATTTAGCCATAAGTAGGGCAAAAGAGACAGGCTATAAAACTATATTTTGGCTAGATAATAAAAGAGAGCATGATAAAAATATAAAAAAGATAGTTCTTAAAGAGCTTAAAAAATATGATATATCAAATTTAGATATAGAAATTTTAAATCCATACGATGCTATAAAAGTAACAAATAAAACCATTAGAGATGGTAAAAATTGCATAAGTGTTACGGGAAATGTTTTAAGAGATTATTTAACAGATTTATATCCAATTATAGAGCTTGGAACAAGTGCTAAAATGCTTTCAATAGTTCCATTTTTAAATGGCGGTGCTATGTTTGAAACTGGTGCTGGTGGAAGTGCTCCAAAACATGTTTTACAATTAATTGAAGAAAACCATTTAAGATGGGATAGTTTAGGTGAGTTTATGGCTATTGCTCAAAGTTTAGAATTTTTTGGAAAAACACACAATAATGAAAATGCAAATATACTAGCAAATGCTCTTGACATAGCAATTTCAAAACTATTAAAAAATGGAAAAAGCCCAAAAAGAAAAGTAGGTGAAATAGATAATAGAAACTCACATTTTTATTTAGCACTTTATTTTGCTAAAGAGCTAGAAAATAGCAAGCTTGGTTCTAAATTTAGCAAATTAGCTAAAAATTTAGAAGACAATAAAGAAAAGATAAACATTGAACTACTAAAAACACAAGGTAAAAAGGTGGATTTAGGAGGATACTATCTTTTTGACAAAAAAAAGGTTGATGAAATTATGAGATGTAGCAAAACTTTAAATAACATAATTGATGAAATGTAA
- the mltG gene encoding endolytic transglycosylase MltG: MVNIIRIFCIILDIIFIFILAIADNVTMPVNFKNTIYIPKGSSTKIIAELSKQNFNGTIFDAKLLSLVGMPQHGYIDIGDNSLNKIDFLYKLTIAKPQMIEITLIPGKTTIITFEDISKKYNFDIGKLEDEYIKQTPFYEGFLIPETYLVAKGFNEKELIEILIKESKKSHKKLSKEYFGDYNETKWIEVLTKASIIQKEAANIKEMSIVSSVIDNRLSLGMPLQMDGSLNYGKYSNIKITSDRIKNDTSRYNTYIHKGLPPAPVCLISIDAIKAALNPDKTKYLYFMRDKKTGEHVFTKTYKEHINQINIQRKIK; the protein is encoded by the coding sequence ATGGTCAATATTATAAGAATTTTTTGTATAATACTTGATATAATTTTCATTTTTATCCTTGCTATTGCTGATAATGTAACAATGCCTGTAAATTTTAAAAATACAATATATATACCAAAAGGTAGTTCGACGAAAATTATAGCAGAATTATCAAAGCAAAATTTTAATGGAACTATTTTTGATGCTAAATTATTATCTCTTGTAGGTATGCCACAGCATGGATATATAGATATCGGAGATAATAGTTTAAATAAGATAGATTTTCTTTATAAACTTACAATTGCAAAACCTCAAATGATAGAGATTACCTTAATACCCGGAAAAACTACTATTATAACTTTTGAAGATATTTCTAAAAAATATAATTTTGATATTGGTAAGCTTGAAGATGAATACATCAAACAAACACCTTTCTATGAAGGTTTTTTGATACCAGAGACATATTTAGTAGCTAAGGGATTTAATGAAAAGGAGTTAATTGAGATTTTAATTAAAGAATCAAAAAAATCCCATAAAAAACTTTCAAAAGAGTATTTTGGTGATTATAACGAGACAAAATGGATAGAAGTTTTAACAAAAGCATCTATCATACAAAAAGAGGCTGCAAATATAAAAGAAATGTCAATCGTAAGTTCTGTTATAGATAATAGATTAAGCTTAGGTATGCCTTTACAAATGGATGGAAGTTTAAATTACGGAAAATATTCAAATATAAAAATTACATCAGATAGAATTAAAAATGATACGAGCAGATATAATACTTACATACACAAAGGATTGCCGCCAGCTCCAGTTTGTCTTATATCTATAGATGCTATAAAAGCCGCTTTAAATCCTGATAAAACCAAATACTTGTATTTTATGAGAGATAAAAAAACAGGAGAACATGTGTTTACAAAGACATATAAAGAACATATAAATCAAATAAATATTCAAAGAAAAATAAAATAA
- a CDS encoding AsmA-like C-terminal domain-containing protein, producing the protein MFYIWLKQGININNLNIYDCSIGQLYIKFDNKFIVHAKNINFPEILSDGDSTQAYKSTKKLKEYAKYFQYINKFFKNIELRNVQLGDEKIEILYKDNIFFVDTSLLTVDTQIIAKTDSFYMQIKKIELKDFDLTVQGDTRVDFNSNEYLFDGVFKTHEIDGHLYAEIANGILKYTVEDASANSLGQFTKELGIKTSIHPIVQEWLYGKTIASKYYLEYFSGEIDLENLDYRLDKLNGQAFAYDLSVEFNEKLPPVTASRTFIELKDEMLFFTLQNPKYQDKDISGSSVLIDKIFKDDPKVIVDLRIKSTLDKTILDLIKTYDIELPIIQKSGETQGKLTLNIDINSLDVDIKGDFKIKDAIISLQGTNFYTSNTNIDLSNSKVVIKDSNLELESIFKAVNLNGQIDVNTKKANFDATIDSLTINSTKNEIFKRDNFQTSVDLDFSKSDVVIKIPNLDTEMIFGNQYKINIENVANLYPYSKLLQEFSANSGSIYITTNDFVNFNINTKNLKFKTPLIKKDGTVYTQDDFSINIKNNIIEGKSKSGYLAFNMDGKNTNINISNLDLPLEFNNSSKTQTPSSKINFHGDNSFLILKDINKSIDFNTFNGNIDGEYIYFLGHVGQNGKLSLKTAPGLLYMHGENITGNSINKFLNYNSFNGGTFSLKAIGKNPFNFKAEIGIKDTHLKDYVFYHQLLSFLNSVPSLLTFKTPDFNDKGFSVKDGKIYLSRKENIVEIEAMELIGTTADMGGKGYVNLDTKEINVDLEIKYLKDASSIIKNIPIVNQIILGKNRTISTVIEVRGTLDKPKYSSKVVSDILTTPFSIIKNTLELPFVIFE; encoded by the coding sequence TTGTTTTATATATGGTTAAAACAGGGTATAAACATTAATAATTTAAATATTTATGACTGCTCTATTGGACAATTATATATTAAATTTGATAATAAGTTTATAGTTCATGCAAAAAATATAAATTTTCCTGAAATTTTATCAGATGGAGACAGTACCCAAGCATACAAATCAACAAAAAAACTTAAAGAGTATGCAAAATACTTTCAATATATAAATAAATTTTTTAAAAATATAGAGCTAAGAAATGTTCAGTTAGGCGATGAGAAAATTGAAATTTTATATAAAGACAATATCTTTTTTGTTGATACATCACTTTTAACTGTAGATACACAGATAATAGCAAAAACAGATAGCTTTTATATGCAAATTAAAAAAATAGAACTAAAGGATTTTGATCTTACAGTACAAGGAGATACAAGGGTTGATTTTAACTCAAATGAGTATCTTTTTGATGGAGTGTTTAAAACACATGAGATTGACGGTCATCTTTATGCAGAGATAGCTAATGGGATATTAAAATATACTGTTGAAGATGCATCCGCAAACAGCTTAGGACAATTTACAAAAGAGCTTGGAATTAAAACTAGTATCCACCCTATAGTTCAAGAGTGGTTATATGGTAAGACAATAGCTAGTAAATACTATTTGGAGTATTTTAGTGGCGAAATTGATTTAGAAAATTTAGACTACAGACTAGATAAATTAAATGGGCAAGCATTTGCATATGACCTAAGTGTGGAGTTTAACGAAAAACTACCACCTGTAACTGCATCAAGAACTTTTATAGAATTAAAAGATGAAATGCTATTTTTTACCCTACAAAACCCAAAATATCAAGATAAAGACATCTCTGGAAGTAGTGTTTTAATAGATAAAATTTTTAAAGATGACCCAAAAGTTATAGTTGATCTTAGAATAAAAAGCACTCTTGATAAAACCATTTTAGATCTAATAAAGACATATGATATAGAGCTGCCTATAATCCAAAAAAGTGGAGAAACGCAAGGAAAACTAACTTTAAATATAGATATTAACTCTTTAGATGTAGACATTAAAGGAGATTTTAAAATTAAAGATGCGATCATCTCTTTGCAGGGAACCAACTTCTACACATCAAATACCAACATAGACTTAAGCAATAGCAAAGTAGTTATAAAAGACTCAAATTTAGAACTAGAAAGTATCTTTAAAGCAGTAAATCTTAATGGACAAATAGATGTGAATACCAAAAAAGCAAATTTTGATGCAACGATAGATAGCCTAACTATCAATTCAACTAAAAATGAAATTTTTAAAAGAGATAATTTTCAAACTAGTGTTGATCTTGATTTTTCTAAATCAGATGTTGTTATCAAAATTCCAAATCTAGACACTGAGATGATTTTTGGAAATCAATATAAAATCAATATAGAAAATGTTGCAAATTTATACCCATACTCTAAGCTTTTACAAGAATTTAGTGCAAATTCTGGATCTATATATATAACTACAAATGACTTTGTAAATTTCAACATAAATACAAAAAATTTAAAATTTAAAACACCGCTTATTAAAAAAGATGGCACTGTTTATACGCAAGATGATTTTTCAATCAATATTAAAAATAATATAATTGAAGGAAAATCTAAAAGCGGTTATTTGGCATTTAATATGGATGGAAAAAATACCAATATCAATATCTCAAATTTAGATCTACCTCTTGAATTTAATAACTCTTCAAAAACCCAAACACCATCATCAAAAATAAATTTTCATGGAGATAACTCATTTTTGATACTTAAAGACATAAATAAATCTATAGATTTCAATACTTTTAATGGAAATATAGATGGTGAATATATCTACTTCTTAGGACATGTTGGTCAAAATGGAAAATTAAGCCTAAAAACAGCGCCTGGACTACTTTATATGCATGGAGAAAATATAACAGGAAATTCCATAAATAAGTTTTTAAACTATAATAGCTTTAATGGAGGCACCTTTTCTCTAAAAGCTATTGGTAAAAATCCATTTAACTTTAAAGCAGAGATTGGCATTAAAGATACACATCTAAAAGATTATGTTTTTTATCATCAATTGCTATCTTTTTTAAACTCTGTTCCATCACTACTAACCTTTAAAACTCCCGATTTTAACGATAAAGGATTTAGTGTAAAAGATGGTAAAATTTACCTTTCAAGAAAAGAGAATATAGTAGAAATTGAGGCTATGGAGCTTATAGGAACTACTGCTGATATGGGTGGTAAGGGATATGTAAACCTAGATACAAAAGAGATAAATGTGGATTTAGAGATCAAATACCTAAAAGATGCAAGCTCAATTATAAAAAATATACCAATAGTAAACCAAATTATATTAGGGAAAAATAGAACCATATCAACGGTTATTGAGGTGAGAGGAACTCTTGATAAGCCAAAATACTCAAGTAAAGTTGTGAGCGATATCCTAACAACTCCTTTTAGTATTATAAAAAATACACTAGAGCTTCCATTTGTTATCTTTGAATAG
- a CDS encoding tyrosine-type recombinase/integrase: MILNELFKSYLEYNELLLSKSTIRSNIYTYNKHLRPLFGKIEVNKITFLDIQKFCNNLLKQNYKVKTVKNILVILRVCFNFAIKLDLINKNACDLVELPKFDNKRYFDYSLQIQKRIIKAIIENTNYNADIYFFLLHGRRKNEVLSLKWEDINLKTKTYIIPFTINKAKRNMTYTMSNELYKRLYKRYIEAKKNNQLNNYVFINPVTNTKFTDLRRSWNSLLKRNNLPKIRLHDIRHLVATYSINHLKLPIEQVSFTLGHTDIKTTQRYITNDVKQSKKTIEILINSIKD; this comes from the coding sequence ATGATATTAAATGAATTATTTAAAAGCTATTTAGAATATAACGAACTTTTATTATCTAAAAGCACCATAAGAAGTAATATATATACTTATAACAAGCATTTAAGACCTTTATTTGGAAAAATAGAAGTAAATAAAATAACATTTCTTGATATACAAAAGTTTTGCAATAATCTACTTAAACAAAACTACAAAGTAAAAACAGTCAAGAATATTTTAGTTATTTTAAGAGTATGTTTCAATTTTGCTATAAAACTAGATTTAATTAATAAAAATGCTTGTGATTTGGTTGAATTACCAAAGTTCGATAATAAAAGATACTTTGATTATTCTTTACAAATTCAAAAAAGAATAATAAAAGCAATTATTGAAAATACTAACTACAATGCTGATATTTATTTCTTTTTATTACATGGTAGAAGAAAAAACGAAGTATTATCTTTAAAATGGGAAGATATTAACTTAAAAACTAAAACTTATATTATACCTTTTACAATCAATAAAGCAAAAAGAAATATGACCTATACAATGAGCAATGAACTTTATAAAAGACTTTATAAAAGATACATAGAAGCTAAAAAGAATAATCAACTAAATAACTATGTGTTTATTAATCCTGTTACTAATACTAAATTTACAGATTTAAGAAGAAGCTGGAATTCATTACTTAAAAGAAATAATTTACCAAAGATAAGATTACACGATATAAGACATCTAGTAGCTACATATAGCATTAATCATTTAAAATTACCAATAGAGCAGGTTAGTTTTACCTTAGGACATACGGATATAAAAACTACACAAAGATATATTACAAATGATGTTAAACAATCTAAAAAAACAATAGAAATTTTAATAAATTCAATAAAGGATTAA
- the sucC gene encoding ADP-forming succinate--CoA ligase subunit beta has translation MNIHEYQAKGLFRDFGINVLDGLLAVSAKEAVENAKQISGGIWAIKAQIHAGGRGLGGGVKIAKSLKEVEKYSKEILGMRLVTPQTTSDGKIVKKLYIEKGCDIKKEFYLSFSFDRSSEKIALVASASGGMNIEDVSEKNPELISKILIDPMIGLSNFYAIEVISFLNLDKHLGAKFNKLLKEIYDLYIKTDAIMVEINPLVLTADDEFIPLDAKMSFDESALFRQNKIKIMRDLDEEEPSELEAKEYGLSYVKLDGDIGCMVNGAGLAMGTMDTINSVGGKSANFLDVGGAANPETVAKAFEIILRDKNVKVIFINIFGGIVRCDRIAKGILDATKIASVDIPIVIRLDGTNKSEAMEILKEANLKNIISAKDIEDGAKKAVKLSTQKSLA, from the coding sequence ATGAATATCCACGAATATCAAGCAAAAGGTCTTTTTAGAGATTTTGGAATTAATGTTTTAGATGGCTTGTTAGCAGTTAGTGCAAAAGAGGCTGTTGAAAATGCAAAACAAATTAGCGGTGGTATTTGGGCTATAAAGGCTCAAATCCATGCAGGTGGAAGAGGTCTTGGTGGTGGTGTAAAAATAGCTAAGAGTTTAAAAGAGGTAGAAAAATACTCTAAAGAGATACTTGGCATGAGGCTTGTTACACCTCAAACAACAAGTGATGGCAAAATTGTAAAAAAACTCTATATTGAAAAAGGTTGTGATATAAAAAAAGAGTTTTATCTAAGTTTTTCATTTGATAGATCAAGTGAAAAAATAGCCTTAGTTGCCTCAGCTAGTGGTGGAATGAATATAGAAGATGTATCTGAGAAAAACCCTGAGCTTATAAGTAAAATTTTAATTGATCCTATGATTGGCCTTTCAAATTTTTACGCAATTGAAGTGATATCTTTTTTAAATTTAGATAAGCATTTAGGGGCAAAATTTAATAAGCTTTTAAAAGAAATTTATGATTTATATATAAAAACAGATGCAATTATGGTTGAGATAAATCCTTTAGTTTTAACAGCAGATGATGAGTTTATCCCACTTGATGCAAAAATGAGTTTTGATGAAAGTGCTCTGTTTAGACAAAATAAGATAAAAATAATGAGAGATTTGGATGAAGAGGAACCTAGTGAATTGGAGGCAAAAGAGTATGGACTTAGCTATGTAAAACTTGATGGAGATATTGGCTGTATGGTTAATGGTGCTGGACTTGCTATGGGGACTATGGATACTATTAACTCAGTAGGTGGAAAAAGCGCAAACTTTTTAGATGTTGGTGGAGCGGCAAACCCTGAAACTGTAGCAAAAGCATTTGAGATAATTTTAAGAGATAAAAATGTTAAAGTGATATTTATAAACATTTTTGGTGGAATTGTAAGGTGTGATAGAATTGCAAAAGGAATCTTAGATGCTACTAAAATAGCTAGTGTTGATATACCAATAGTAATTAGACTAGATGGTACAAATAAAAGCGAAGCTATGGAAATTTTAAAAGAGGCAAATCTTAAAAACATAATATCTGCAAAAGATATTGAAGATGGTGCTAAAAAAGCAGTTAAATTATCTACACAAAAGAGTTTAGCATGA
- a CDS encoding tyrosine-type recombinase/integrase codes for MKYGLDYKDSVEKSLLFWLSRYIKYKLTSLSNKELKDPKALASANFGLTKGVVNIDELDGLVKKARNAGITGINTYFNPLKKIYETICFYELQSLKQIDEEFISEVLASVTGGLSDATKKNYRIAVINFFDYLDKQNEENGKSHNYGITLKKWGGISGNSGQKLPEYMSEEELKNFLNAIENSDFKSNTNRNKLIIKTIIYTGIRVGEAINLKKKDISEDEDLYVIRIRGKGNKYRIVMIKKYLIQKHIDNIEINYENKDGYLFINRKGKPLTQAYVSRIVEQILFKAGIRKAKNGAHMLRHTFATMLYKKQKDLVLVQEALGHASLNTSRIYTHFDNEKLKIAANIAEDFQN; via the coding sequence TTGAAATACGGGCTTGATTATAAAGATAGCGTTGAAAAATCTCTTCTTTTTTGGCTAAGTAGATATATAAAATATAAATTAACATCTCTTTCAAACAAAGAGCTAAAAGACCCAAAAGCACTAGCTTCTGCAAATTTTGGCTTGACAAAAGGTGTTGTAAATATTGATGAGCTTGATGGGCTTGTAAAAAAGGCTAGAAATGCTGGGATTACTGGAATAAATACATATTTTAATCCGCTTAAAAAAATTTATGAAACGATATGTTTTTATGAATTACAGAGTTTAAAGCAGATTGATGAGGAGTTTATAAGTGAGGTTTTAGCTAGTGTTACAGGCGGACTTAGTGATGCAACTAAGAAAAACTACAGAATCGCTGTTATAAACTTTTTTGACTATTTAGATAAGCAAAATGAAGAAAATGGAAAGTCTCACAACTATGGAATTACACTTAAAAAATGGGGCGGTATAAGTGGAAATAGCGGTCAAAAACTTCCTGAATATATGAGCGAAGAGGAGTTAAAAAACTTTTTAAATGCCATAGAAAATAGTGATTTTAAAAGTAATACAAATAGAAACAAACTAATTATTAAAACAATAATATACACAGGAATTAGAGTTGGAGAGGCTATAAATTTGAAGAAAAAAGACATTAGCGAAGATGAGGATTTGTATGTTATAAGAATTCGTGGCAAAGGGAATAAATATAGAATTGTTATGATTAAAAAATACCTTATACAAAAGCATATTGATAATATAGAAATAAACTATGAAAACAAAGATGGATATCTCTTTATAAACCGCAAAGGAAAGCCTCTAACTCAAGCTTATGTAAGTAGAATAGTAGAGCAAATTTTGTTTAAAGCTGGAATTAGAAAGGCAAAAAATGGAGCACATATGCTACGCCACACCTTTGCAACAATGCTTTATAAAAAACAAAAAGATTTGGTTTTGGTGCAAGAAGCTCTTGGACATGCTAGCCTAAATACCTCTAGAATTTACACCCATTTTGATAACGAAAAGCTAAAAATTGCAGCAAATATTGCTGAGGATTTTCAAAATTAA
- the hcp gene encoding hydroxylamine reductase, with protein MSKDILEMFCHQCEMSTPGGCGSKGQSVGTCGKDSTLANLQDMMVFGLKGMSAYRHHANELGADTKFVDDTIADTLYFTLTNSNFNFDEHIKQILEVGKAGVDVMGKLSNAHTNAFGIPSPVKVTQNKASGKAILVSGHNLFALKELLEQTKDKGINIYTHSEMLPAHGYPELRKYPHLKGNIGKAWFDQAKLFNEFKGGILMTTNCIVPLKKNCEYQDRLFGYSIAGTNGITRIENDDFTPLIEKTLSLPEVTGFNSDEYLTTGGHYKAVLPMAGEILQALNDGKIKRFFVIAGCDAPGKNRDYYRELALAVPKDCIILTSSCGKFRFNDVDFGNIEGTNIPRYIDLGQCNDSNGAVEIAMALSNATGIAVNDLPVSIVLMWMEQKAVIILMALLYLGIKNIHIGPTLPEFINEEILDFLVKNFNLSLISGNAKADLDKFLK; from the coding sequence ATGAGTAAAGATATACTAGAAATGTTTTGTCATCAATGTGAGATGAGCACTCCAGGTGGCTGTGGTAGCAAAGGTCAAAGTGTAGGAACCTGTGGAAAAGATAGTACATTAGCCAATCTTCAAGATATGATGGTTTTTGGGCTTAAAGGAATGAGTGCATATAGACACCATGCAAATGAGCTTGGAGCTGATACTAAATTTGTAGATGATACCATAGCTGATACACTCTACTTCACACTTACAAACTCAAATTTTAATTTTGATGAACATATTAAGCAAATTTTAGAAGTTGGTAAAGCTGGAGTTGACGTAATGGGAAAATTAAGTAATGCTCACACAAACGCTTTTGGAATTCCAAGCCCTGTAAAAGTTACTCAAAACAAAGCTAGCGGAAAAGCAATTTTAGTAAGTGGACATAATCTTTTTGCATTAAAAGAACTTTTGGAGCAAACAAAAGATAAAGGTATAAATATCTATACTCACTCTGAAATGCTTCCAGCACACGGATATCCAGAACTTAGAAAATACCCTCATTTAAAAGGAAATATAGGAAAAGCTTGGTTTGATCAAGCTAAACTTTTTAATGAGTTTAAAGGTGGAATTTTAATGACAACAAACTGCATAGTTCCACTAAAGAAAAATTGCGAATATCAAGATAGGTTATTTGGATACTCAATTGCTGGAACTAATGGAATTACTAGAATTGAAAATGATGATTTTACTCCACTAATTGAAAAAACACTTTCACTACCTGAAGTTACTGGCTTTAATAGTGATGAGTATCTAACAACTGGTGGGCATTATAAAGCAGTTCTTCCAATGGCTGGGGAAATTTTACAAGCTTTAAATGATGGAAAAATAAAAAGATTTTTTGTTATAGCAGGATGTGATGCACCTGGAAAAAACAGAGATTACTACAGAGAACTTGCTCTTGCTGTGCCAAAAGATTGTATAATTTTAACATCAAGCTGTGGAAAATTTAGATTTAATGATGTTGATTTTGGAAATATAGAGGGAACAAATATCCCACGATATATAGATTTAGGACAATGCAATGACAGCAATGGTGCAGTGGAAATTGCAATGGCACTTAGTAATGCTACAGGCATAGCTGTTAATGACTTGCCTGTTTCTATAGTGCTTATGTGGATGGAGCAAAAAGCTGTTATAATACTTATGGCACTACTTTATTTAGGTATTAAAAATATACATATCGGACCTACTTTACCTGAGTTTATAAATGAAGAAATTTTAGACTTTTTAGTTAAAAATTTTAATTTATCTTTGATAAGCGGTAACGCTAAGGCTGATTTGGATAAATTTTTAAAATAA